One genomic segment of Mobula hypostoma chromosome 2, sMobHyp1.1, whole genome shotgun sequence includes these proteins:
- the bola1 gene encoding bolA-like protein 1, translating into MSLVAGGPLRRAMTTAVRDPRRPVESALRAKIQQALAPAHLEVLNESHRHAVPPGSETHFKVVVVSPRFEGLPLLQRHRLVHAAVGQELAGPVHALSIHARTPQQWADDARIDTSPPCLGGSKHESGRVGQGDPTPHHPVTEHSVNK; encoded by the coding sequence ATGAGCCTAGTGGCAGGCGGTCCCCTGCGAAGGGCGATGACCACAGCAGTCCGGGACCCCAGGCGCCCCGTCGAGAGCGCCTTGCGAGCGAAGATTCAGCAGGCATTGGCCCCCGCCCACCTGGAGGTGCTGAACGAGAGTCACCGGCATGCCGTCCCCCCCGGTTCGGAGACCCACTTCAAGGTGGTGGTGGTGAGCCCGCGCTTCGAGGGGCTGCCTCTGCTCCAGCGACACCGGCTGGTCCACGCGGCCGTCGGCCAGGAGCTCGCTGGCCCCGTCCATGCCCTCTCCATCCACGCCAGGACTCCCCAGCAGTGGGCAGACGATGCCCGCATCGACACCAGCCCACCCTGCCTCGGAGGGTCCAAGCATGAGAGCGGCAGGGTGGGGCAGGGAGACCCCACCCCACACCATCCAGTGACTGAGCACTCCGtcaacaaataa